In Patulibacter sp. SYSU D01012, a single window of DNA contains:
- a CDS encoding nuclear transport factor 2 family protein yields the protein MSTTTHTGATRREVARRPEDLTRLFVERANAGDAEGLAALYEEDAVMAYPPGRTTVGRAAIRALWEDVLAHRPRFAPEPPLPTLVSGELALTSTPPADGSGARAQVARRQADGTWLRVLDQPEFVRPDGGPARA from the coding sequence ATGAGCACCACGACGCACACCGGGGCGACGCGGCGCGAGGTCGCGCGCCGCCCCGAGGACCTGACCCGCCTGTTCGTGGAGCGGGCGAACGCCGGCGACGCCGAGGGCCTCGCGGCGCTGTACGAGGAGGACGCCGTGATGGCGTACCCGCCGGGCCGCACCACCGTCGGTCGCGCGGCGATCCGGGCGCTGTGGGAGGACGTCCTGGCCCACCGGCCGCGGTTCGCGCCCGAGCCGCCGCTGCCGACGCTCGTCAGCGGCGAGCTGGCGCTGACCTCGACCCCGCCGGCCGACGGCTCCGGGGCCCGGGCGCAGGTGGCCCGCCGCCAGGCCGACGGCACGTGGCTGCGGGTGCTGGACCAGCCGGAGTTCGTCCGGCCGGACGGCGGACCGGCCCGCGCCTAG
- a CDS encoding SDR family oxidoreductase: MDVVIVGGHGKIARHLGRLLAQRGDTARGIIRNPDHADDLRADGIEPVVADLEAEETTGESLAGAFRGASAAVFAAGAGPGSGKERKWTVDHGAAVKTVDACRHAGIDRIVVVSAMGLDGPPRTDDEVYVEYHKAKAQADQDVRESGLHYTIVRPGMLTDEDGHGRIHAARQVDRGPIPRADVAATLLAVLDDPSTVHCTFEVVGGPDEIAAAIATVSSKDGVRETGAADAE, translated from the coding sequence ATGGACGTCGTGATCGTCGGAGGCCACGGGAAGATCGCCCGCCACCTGGGGCGGCTGCTCGCCCAGCGGGGCGACACCGCCCGCGGCATCATCCGCAACCCGGACCACGCGGACGACCTGCGCGCGGACGGCATCGAGCCCGTCGTCGCGGACCTGGAGGCCGAGGAGACGACGGGCGAGTCGCTCGCCGGCGCGTTCCGCGGCGCGAGCGCGGCCGTCTTCGCCGCGGGGGCCGGCCCGGGCAGCGGCAAGGAGCGCAAGTGGACCGTGGACCACGGGGCGGCGGTGAAGACCGTCGACGCCTGCCGGCACGCGGGGATCGACCGCATCGTCGTCGTCTCCGCGATGGGCCTGGACGGGCCGCCGCGCACCGACGACGAGGTCTACGTCGAGTACCACAAGGCCAAGGCGCAGGCCGACCAGGACGTGCGCGAGAGCGGCCTGCACTACACGATCGTGCGGCCCGGGATGCTGACCGACGAGGACGGCCACGGCCGCATCCACGCCGCCCGCCAGGTCGACCGCGGGCCGATCCCGCGCGCCGACGTCGCCGCCACGCTGCTCGCCGTGCTCGACGACCCGTCGACCGTCCACTGCACGTTCGAGGTGGTCGGCGGCCCGGACGAGATCGCCGCGGCCATCGCGACGGTGTCGTCCAAGGACGGGGTGCGCGAGACGGGCGCCGCCGACGCCGAGTAG
- a CDS encoding SDR family NAD(P)-dependent oxidoreductase, with the protein MSTGHTSHGIAEQAAGAPRPLAVVTGASSGIGLELARVLARERFDLVVAAEDERIEAIAQDLQRLGTHARAVQVDLATVAGCERLVDEVRGLGRPVDALVLNAGVGVGGEFARDNELQDHLRLVDLNVRHPVHVARELLPDMVQRGAGRILFTSSIAAAAPGPYQATYAASKAFVHFFAEGIRVELQDSGVTVTALQPGPTDTAFFARAGMEDTKLAQGRKDDPAQVAREGFDAMMRGDDHVVAGAPQNTAQALGGKLLPETLTARMQARQTKPGSGE; encoded by the coding sequence ATGAGCACGGGTCACACGTCGCACGGGATCGCGGAGCAGGCGGCGGGGGCGCCGCGACCGCTCGCGGTCGTCACCGGCGCGTCGTCGGGCATCGGCCTCGAGCTGGCGCGGGTGCTGGCGCGCGAGCGGTTCGACCTGGTCGTCGCGGCGGAGGACGAGCGGATCGAGGCGATCGCGCAGGACCTGCAGCGCCTGGGCACCCACGCCCGCGCCGTCCAGGTCGACCTGGCGACCGTCGCCGGCTGCGAGCGGCTGGTGGACGAGGTCCGCGGCCTGGGCCGGCCCGTCGACGCGCTGGTGCTGAACGCCGGGGTCGGCGTGGGCGGCGAGTTCGCGCGCGACAACGAGCTGCAGGACCACCTGCGGCTGGTCGACCTGAACGTGCGCCACCCCGTGCACGTCGCGCGCGAGCTGCTGCCCGACATGGTGCAGCGGGGCGCCGGCCGGATCCTCTTCACCTCGTCGATCGCCGCCGCGGCCCCGGGCCCGTACCAGGCCACCTACGCCGCGTCGAAGGCGTTCGTCCACTTCTTCGCGGAGGGCATCCGCGTCGAGCTGCAGGACTCCGGCGTCACCGTGACGGCGCTGCAGCCCGGGCCGACGGACACGGCGTTCTTCGCCCGCGCGGGCATGGAGGACACGAAGCTGGCCCAGGGCCGGAAGGACGATCCCGCGCAGGTGGCGCGCGAGGGCTTCGACGCGATGATGCGCGGCGACGACCACGTCGTCGCGGGCGCGCCGCAGAACACGGCCCAGGCGCTCGGCGGCAAGCTGCTGCCCGAGACGCTGACCGCGCGGATGCAGGCGCGGCAGACGAAGCCCGGGTCCGGGGAGTGA
- a CDS encoding VOC family protein encodes MISKIETVWLPVDDMDRAVGFYRDTLGLEVVDHEGKWAEVTAGDQRIGLNAGKDETPAGSGGAVIAFGVDGAIEDAVAQLRDKGVAFSGDLSDHPWGKIAPFKDSEGNDLQLYAPPA; translated from the coding sequence GTGATCAGCAAGATCGAGACCGTGTGGCTCCCCGTCGACGACATGGACCGTGCCGTCGGCTTCTACCGCGACACCCTGGGCCTGGAGGTCGTCGACCACGAGGGCAAGTGGGCCGAGGTGACGGCCGGCGACCAGCGCATCGGCCTGAACGCCGGCAAGGACGAGACCCCGGCCGGCAGCGGCGGCGCGGTCATCGCCTTCGGCGTCGACGGCGCCATCGAGGACGCCGTCGCGCAGCTGCGCGACAAGGGCGTCGCCTTCTCGGGCGACCTGTCCGACCACCCGTGGGGCAAGATCGCCCCGTTCAAGGACTCCGAGGGCAACGACCTGCAGCTCTACGCCCCGCCGGCGTAG
- a CDS encoding MFS transporter, which produces MSVPFPRVLREEPQFRLLFTGQALSVVGDRITTIALPFATLHIGGDASDVGLVAAALTVPFLLFALLGGVWADRLPRHRLMLGSDVVRLVVQLVAAGLLLGGVAEVWHLVVLMAIFGTADAFFQPAMVGLMPSLVRPELLQDANALRSLTMSTGQIAGPAIGGVLVAALGPGGALAVDAATFAVSCTALALLRPRTVARDVEPAAPNALAELRAGFREVWSRGWVRGFLLLMVVYHVVVLPAIFVLGPVLADAEYGGASSWALVSVAFGLGAVVGDLLVLRFRPSRPLLVAGVAFVVASCQAAILGSGLPIEGIAALEAVTGAAVSIGYTLWELSLQEHIPEASLSRVSSYDYLVTVGLMPVGLTVAGPLSDLIGLHELLAIQTVVAIPIALLVLASPAVRGLRRKAPAAGDAAAGAAG; this is translated from the coding sequence ATGTCCGTCCCGTTCCCGCGCGTGCTCCGGGAGGAGCCCCAGTTCCGCCTGCTCTTCACCGGCCAGGCGCTGTCCGTCGTGGGCGACCGCATCACGACGATCGCCCTGCCGTTCGCGACGCTGCACATCGGCGGCGACGCCTCCGACGTCGGGCTCGTCGCCGCCGCGCTGACCGTCCCGTTCCTGCTCTTCGCGCTGCTGGGCGGCGTGTGGGCGGACCGTCTGCCGCGCCACCGGCTCATGCTCGGATCGGACGTCGTGCGGCTGGTCGTGCAGCTCGTCGCGGCGGGGCTGCTGCTCGGGGGCGTCGCCGAAGTCTGGCACCTCGTCGTCCTGATGGCGATCTTCGGCACCGCGGACGCGTTCTTCCAGCCGGCGATGGTCGGGCTGATGCCCAGCCTGGTCCGGCCCGAGCTGCTGCAGGACGCCAACGCGCTGCGGTCGCTCACGATGTCCACGGGGCAGATCGCGGGGCCGGCGATCGGGGGCGTCCTCGTCGCCGCGCTGGGCCCCGGCGGCGCGCTCGCCGTCGACGCCGCCACGTTCGCGGTCAGCTGCACCGCGCTCGCGCTCCTGCGGCCGCGCACGGTGGCGCGCGACGTGGAGCCGGCGGCGCCGAACGCCCTGGCCGAGCTGCGCGCCGGCTTCCGCGAGGTGTGGAGCCGCGGGTGGGTGCGCGGCTTCCTGCTGCTGATGGTCGTCTACCACGTCGTCGTGCTGCCGGCGATCTTCGTCCTGGGGCCGGTGCTGGCCGACGCCGAGTACGGCGGGGCGTCGTCGTGGGCGCTCGTCAGCGTGGCGTTCGGCCTGGGCGCCGTCGTCGGCGACCTCCTGGTGCTGCGCTTCCGCCCGTCCCGCCCGCTGCTCGTCGCAGGCGTCGCGTTCGTCGTCGCGTCGTGCCAAGCCGCGATCCTGGGGTCGGGCCTGCCGATCGAGGGGATCGCGGCGCTCGAGGCCGTCACCGGGGCGGCGGTGTCGATCGGCTACACGCTGTGGGAGCTGAGCCTGCAGGAGCACATCCCCGAGGCCTCGCTGTCGCGGGTGTCGTCGTACGACTACCTCGTCACGGTCGGGCTGATGCCCGTCGGCCTGACGGTGGCGGGGCCGCTGTCGGACCTGATCGGCCTGCACGAGCTGCTGGCGATCCAGACCGTCGTGGCGATCCCGATCGCGCTGCTGGTGCTGGCGAGCCCCGCGGTGCGGGGGCTGCGCCGGAAGGCGCCCGCGGCCGGGGACGCGGCCGCGGGCGCCGCGGGCTAG
- a CDS encoding DUF4259 domain-containing protein, giving the protein MGAWGPGHLENDDAADWLADFEEEPTVAMVTAALEAVVEERGFVDAPLACEALAACEAIAAAVGHPVADGTAAPDGAPSGDGPAGGALPARAGEDHVERLVRLTADLPELVDQVPLALRALPVVVDAGRSELAQLWAEADADDGRSGDIGWLLAVMDVRERLQRVPGHGD; this is encoded by the coding sequence ATGGGCGCGTGGGGCCCCGGCCACCTCGAGAACGACGACGCCGCCGACTGGCTCGCGGACTTCGAGGAGGAGCCGACCGTCGCGATGGTGACGGCCGCGCTCGAGGCCGTCGTGGAGGAGCGCGGGTTCGTCGACGCGCCGCTCGCGTGCGAGGCGTTGGCGGCGTGCGAGGCGATCGCCGCCGCGGTCGGGCACCCGGTCGCCGACGGGACCGCCGCGCCCGACGGCGCGCCGTCGGGCGACGGCCCGGCCGGCGGGGCGCTGCCCGCCCGCGCCGGCGAGGACCACGTCGAGCGGCTCGTGCGCCTGACGGCGGACCTGCCCGAACTCGTGGACCAGGTGCCGCTGGCGCTCCGCGCGCTGCCGGTCGTCGTCGACGCCGGACGCAGCGAGCTCGCGCAGCTGTGGGCCGAGGCGGACGCCGACGACGGGCGGTCGGGCGACATCGGCTGGCTGCTGGCCGTGATGGACGTCCGCGAGCGCCTGCAGCGCGTCCCGGGTCACGGCGACTGA
- a CDS encoding SDR family oxidoreductase produces MSALRGKVCVVTGAGSGIGRALAHALVARGARAVAISDVVEPNLERVAGELRGRGAEIHAARLDVADRAAVAAYARDVAAHFGVVHQLYNNAGVAGGSRTTLDADYEDYERVLAINLWGVVHGTLEFLPHLVASGDGHLINVSSLNGYLAQPQLGSYCTAKFAVRGFTETVRSEMLRDRKPVRVTVVHPGGVRTDIATNALRHGTEREGREPTAAEQARAKLYNEKLLKLPADDAARIVLDGVEKNRPRVRVGSDAKAVDLLVRLLPAQAPRLAALLDRRLVR; encoded by the coding sequence GTGAGCGCGCTCCGCGGCAAGGTCTGCGTCGTCACCGGCGCCGGCTCGGGCATCGGCCGGGCCCTGGCGCACGCGCTCGTGGCCCGCGGCGCCCGCGCGGTCGCGATCTCGGACGTCGTCGAGCCGAACCTGGAGCGCGTCGCGGGCGAGCTGCGCGGCCGGGGCGCCGAGATCCACGCCGCGCGCCTGGACGTCGCCGACCGCGCCGCCGTGGCCGCGTACGCGCGCGACGTCGCCGCGCACTTCGGCGTCGTGCACCAGCTGTACAACAACGCCGGCGTGGCGGGCGGGTCGCGGACGACGCTCGACGCCGACTACGAGGACTACGAGCGCGTCCTCGCGATCAACCTGTGGGGCGTCGTCCACGGCACGCTCGAGTTCCTGCCGCACCTGGTGGCGTCCGGCGACGGCCACCTGATCAACGTCTCCAGCCTGAACGGCTACCTGGCCCAGCCGCAGCTCGGGTCGTACTGCACCGCGAAGTTCGCGGTCCGCGGGTTCACCGAGACGGTGCGCAGCGAGATGCTCCGCGACCGCAAGCCGGTGCGCGTGACCGTCGTGCACCCCGGCGGCGTGCGCACCGACATCGCCACGAACGCCCTGCGCCACGGCACCGAGCGCGAGGGCCGCGAGCCCACCGCCGCCGAGCAGGCGCGCGCGAAGCTGTACAACGAGAAGCTGCTGAAGCTGCCGGCCGACGACGCGGCGCGGATCGTCCTGGACGGCGTGGAGAAGAACCGCCCGCGCGTGCGGGTGGGCAGCGACGCGAAGGCGGTCGACCTGCTCGTCCGCCTGCTGCCGGCGCAGGCTCCGCGCCTGGCGGCGCTGCTGGACCGCCGGCTGGTGCGCTGA
- a CDS encoding NAD(P)/FAD-dependent oxidoreductase translates to MPPTSAPPVPETDTTHVDVLIVGAGVSGIGAAYHVQDKLPGRSYAILEAREDLGGTWDLFRYPGIRSDSDLHTFGFAFRPWTGEKAIADGPSILRYIRDTAAQYGIDRHIRYGLRVVRAEWSSATALWTVDAVRPATGETVRTTARWLFCASGYYRYDQGYTPDIPGLDDFAGPVVHPQLWPEDLDYDGKRVVVIGSGATAVTLVPAMTDRAAHVTMLQRSPTYVLPVPEQDAVANRLQRLLGEKRGYAAARWKNILKQRGIYAFAQRFPQASRKLIRWVNAKQLEGSGVDVDVHFNPKYDPWDQRLCAVPNADLFRVLRSGKASVVTDHIDRVTETGVRLRSGKELPADVLITATGLDVLTFGGIETVVDSREVHLPDTVAYKGCMLSGVPNFVFAIGYTNSSWTLKVDLVAEYLCRLMAHTAAQGDDAAVPEVPDEEMELRPFLDFQAGYVVRALDRLPKQGTQEPWFLAMDYFKDARYLRRGPVADAPMRFFAAGAAAAPASPAAEVRA, encoded by the coding sequence ATGCCGCCCACCTCCGCCCCGCCCGTTCCCGAGACCGACACCACGCACGTCGACGTGCTCATCGTCGGCGCCGGCGTGTCCGGCATCGGCGCCGCCTACCACGTGCAGGACAAGCTGCCCGGCCGCTCCTACGCGATCCTCGAGGCCCGCGAGGACCTCGGCGGCACCTGGGACCTGTTCCGCTACCCCGGCATCCGCTCGGACTCCGACCTGCACACCTTCGGCTTCGCGTTCCGGCCCTGGACGGGCGAGAAGGCGATCGCCGACGGGCCGTCGATCCTGCGGTACATCCGCGACACCGCCGCGCAGTACGGCATCGACCGCCACATCCGCTACGGCCTGCGCGTCGTCCGCGCGGAGTGGTCGAGCGCCACCGCGCTGTGGACCGTCGACGCCGTGCGTCCCGCCACGGGCGAGACCGTCCGCACCACGGCGCGCTGGCTCTTCTGCGCCAGCGGCTACTACCGCTACGACCAGGGCTACACGCCCGACATCCCCGGGCTGGACGACTTCGCCGGCCCCGTCGTGCACCCGCAGCTGTGGCCCGAGGACCTGGACTACGACGGCAAGCGCGTCGTGGTGATCGGGTCCGGCGCGACCGCCGTGACGCTCGTCCCGGCGATGACGGACCGCGCCGCGCACGTGACGATGCTCCAGCGCTCGCCCACGTACGTCCTGCCCGTGCCGGAGCAGGACGCCGTGGCCAACCGGCTGCAGCGCCTGCTCGGCGAGAAGCGCGGCTACGCGGCCGCGCGCTGGAAGAACATCCTCAAGCAGCGCGGGATCTACGCCTTCGCGCAGCGCTTCCCGCAGGCGTCGCGCAAGCTCATCCGCTGGGTCAACGCCAAGCAGCTCGAGGGCTCGGGCGTCGACGTGGACGTGCACTTCAACCCGAAGTACGACCCGTGGGACCAGCGCCTGTGCGCCGTGCCCAACGCCGACCTGTTCCGCGTCCTGCGGTCGGGCAAGGCGTCCGTGGTGACGGACCACATCGACCGGGTGACGGAGACGGGCGTGCGGCTGCGCTCCGGGAAGGAGCTGCCCGCGGACGTCCTCATCACCGCCACCGGCCTGGACGTCCTGACCTTCGGCGGCATCGAGACGGTCGTCGACAGCCGCGAGGTGCACCTGCCCGACACCGTCGCCTACAAGGGCTGCATGCTCTCGGGCGTCCCGAACTTCGTCTTCGCCATCGGCTACACGAACTCGTCGTGGACGCTGAAGGTCGACCTGGTCGCGGAGTACCTGTGCCGGCTGATGGCGCACACCGCGGCGCAGGGCGACGACGCCGCGGTGCCCGAGGTGCCGGACGAGGAGATGGAGCTGCGGCCCTTCCTCGACTTCCAGGCCGGGTACGTCGTGCGCGCCCTGGACCGCCTGCCGAAGCAGGGGACGCAGGAGCCGTGGTTCCTGGCGATGGACTACTTCAAGGACGCCCGCTACCTGCGCCGCGGCCCGGTCGCCGACGCGCCGATGCGGTTCTTCGCCGCCGGCGCCGCCGCGGCGCCCGCCTCGCCGGCCGCCGAGGTCCGCGCGTGA
- a CDS encoding helix-turn-helix domain-containing protein has translation MSTPAASDRALALLREGAERILTSATEEMFARVDDASLAEHDVAVAEDPVLLATFRRANRETIVHWAAANVRDPGAPVPAHTGPEAMTLARDLVRRGLDGRALEPYRAGQNAAWQAWMEMAFSLTDDAAVLHELLAVSARSIFAFVDATMAATYERIARERADLTRGTSAERLEMATLVLEGAPVDPARASRRLAYELEGTHVAAIAWSDASGAPAGALAQAAQALADAVGAARPLAVSSSSAATWVWAAARHDPDPAALEAALAGTPGVRLALGERGPGVEGFRRSHRQALVAQRLVARLGSAARVVRHRDVEVVALVTHDEDAADALVAGALGELAGAAASLRETLRTYLRHGWNATRTAEALFAHRNTVVGRIARAEALLPRPLRESALEVAVALEVLRWRGEG, from the coding sequence GTGTCCACGCCCGCCGCGTCCGACCGCGCCCTCGCGCTGCTGCGCGAGGGCGCGGAGCGGATCCTCACGTCGGCGACCGAGGAGATGTTCGCGCGCGTCGACGACGCGAGCCTGGCCGAGCACGACGTCGCCGTGGCCGAGGACCCCGTCCTGCTCGCGACGTTCCGCCGGGCCAACCGCGAGACGATCGTCCACTGGGCCGCGGCGAACGTGCGCGATCCCGGGGCGCCGGTGCCGGCGCACACGGGGCCCGAGGCCATGACGCTGGCGCGCGACCTGGTGCGCCGCGGCCTCGACGGCCGCGCCCTCGAGCCGTACCGCGCCGGCCAGAACGCCGCCTGGCAGGCGTGGATGGAGATGGCGTTCTCGCTCACGGACGACGCCGCGGTGCTGCACGAGCTGCTCGCCGTCTCGGCGCGCTCGATCTTCGCGTTCGTCGACGCGACGATGGCGGCGACGTACGAGCGGATCGCCCGCGAGCGCGCCGACCTGACGCGCGGGACGAGCGCCGAGCGCCTGGAGATGGCCACGCTCGTGCTCGAGGGCGCCCCCGTCGACCCGGCGCGGGCGTCGCGGCGGCTGGCCTACGAGCTGGAGGGCACGCACGTCGCGGCGATCGCGTGGAGCGACGCGTCGGGCGCCCCGGCCGGCGCCCTCGCGCAGGCGGCGCAGGCCCTCGCCGACGCGGTCGGGGCGGCGCGGCCGCTCGCGGTGTCGTCGAGCAGCGCCGCCACGTGGGTCTGGGCGGCCGCGCGGCACGACCCGGACCCCGCCGCGCTCGAGGCCGCGCTGGCCGGCACCCCGGGCGTGCGGCTGGCGCTGGGCGAGCGCGGCCCGGGCGTGGAGGGCTTCCGCCGCAGCCACCGACAGGCGCTCGTGGCGCAGCGGCTCGTGGCACGACTGGGCTCGGCGGCGCGCGTGGTGCGCCACCGCGACGTCGAGGTCGTCGCGCTGGTCACGCACGACGAGGACGCCGCGGACGCGCTCGTCGCCGGCGCGCTGGGCGAGCTGGCCGGCGCGGCGGCGTCGCTGCGCGAGACGCTCCGCACGTACCTGCGGCACGGCTGGAACGCCACCCGCACGGCGGAGGCGCTCTTCGCGCACCGCAACACCGTCGTCGGCCGGATCGCTCGGGCCGAGGCGCTGCTGCCTCGGCCGCTCCGGGAGTCCGCGCTCGAGGTCGCCGTGGCGCTCGAGGTGCTCCGCTGGCGTGGGGAGGGCTGA
- a CDS encoding RecQ family ATP-dependent DNA helicase, which produces MTASVDDLARDVLGIEELRPEQREALDAVLAGRDTLAVMATGSGKSAIYQLAGLKADGPTIVVSPLIALQQDQVEGLAEVSGDADLAVTLNSQMGARQRREALEALGDGRTRFVLLAPEQLANEEVLGELAATGPALFVVDEAHCISEWGHDFRPDYLRMGAARTALAGDRGPQGLPVLALTATAAPPVREEIIERLHMEDPAIVVGDFDRPELWLEVHRFEEERAKDDALLETVEATDGAGLVYVATRRAAEEMAEELRRRGVDARHYHGGMPKGEREEVLRAFVDDEIRVVVATIAFGMGVDKPNVRFVLHHSPSASLDSYLQEVGRAGRDGEPAQAVLFYRPQDLGLRKFQAGGGQVEADEIERVATAVTSYGDAVDPARIVEELDMTASRVTTAISRLEDAGAVDVLPDGEVQPLATPDDIEQAVEEAAEAGEQRHQYEESRLAMMRTYAETRDCRREVLLSYFGQEFHGPCGACDNCAEGRVDEDDDTPRPFPVGARVRHGEWGIGVVQRYGEDQMTVLFEDAGYKTLGVDLVVERGLLTPAED; this is translated from the coding sequence GTGACCGCCTCCGTCGACGACCTGGCCCGCGACGTCCTCGGCATCGAGGAGCTGCGTCCCGAGCAGCGCGAGGCGCTGGACGCCGTCCTGGCCGGCCGCGACACGCTCGCGGTCATGGCCACCGGGTCGGGCAAGTCCGCGATCTACCAGCTGGCCGGGCTGAAGGCCGACGGGCCGACGATCGTCGTCTCGCCGCTCATCGCGCTGCAGCAGGACCAGGTGGAGGGGCTGGCCGAGGTGTCGGGCGACGCGGACCTGGCCGTCACCCTCAACTCGCAGATGGGCGCCCGGCAGCGCCGCGAGGCGCTCGAGGCGCTCGGCGACGGCCGCACCCGCTTCGTCCTGCTCGCGCCCGAGCAGCTGGCCAACGAGGAGGTCCTCGGCGAGCTGGCCGCCACCGGCCCGGCGCTGTTCGTCGTCGACGAGGCGCACTGCATCTCGGAGTGGGGGCACGACTTCCGCCCGGACTACCTGCGGATGGGCGCCGCCCGCACCGCACTGGCCGGCGACCGCGGGCCGCAGGGCCTGCCGGTGCTGGCGCTCACCGCCACGGCCGCCCCGCCGGTGCGCGAGGAGATCATCGAGCGGCTGCACATGGAGGACCCGGCGATCGTCGTCGGCGACTTCGACCGTCCCGAGCTGTGGCTCGAGGTGCACCGCTTCGAGGAGGAGCGGGCGAAGGACGACGCGCTGCTCGAGACGGTCGAGGCGACCGACGGCGCCGGCCTGGTCTACGTCGCCACCCGCCGCGCGGCCGAGGAGATGGCGGAGGAGCTGCGCCGCCGCGGCGTCGACGCCCGCCACTACCACGGGGGCATGCCGAAGGGCGAGCGCGAGGAGGTCCTGCGCGCGTTCGTGGACGACGAGATCCGCGTCGTCGTCGCGACGATCGCCTTCGGGATGGGCGTCGACAAGCCCAACGTGCGCTTCGTGCTGCACCACTCCCCGTCCGCGTCGCTGGACTCGTACCTGCAGGAGGTCGGCCGCGCCGGCCGCGACGGCGAGCCCGCGCAGGCGGTCCTCTTCTACCGGCCGCAGGACCTGGGGCTGCGCAAGTTCCAGGCGGGCGGCGGGCAGGTCGAGGCCGACGAGATCGAGCGCGTCGCCACCGCGGTGACGTCGTACGGCGACGCCGTCGACCCGGCGCGGATCGTCGAGGAGCTCGACATGACCGCCTCGCGCGTGACCACCGCGATCAGCCGCCTGGAGGACGCCGGGGCCGTGGACGTGCTGCCCGACGGCGAGGTGCAGCCGCTCGCGACGCCGGACGACATCGAGCAGGCCGTGGAGGAGGCCGCCGAGGCCGGCGAGCAGCGCCACCAGTACGAGGAGTCGCGCCTGGCGATGATGCGCACCTACGCCGAGACGCGCGACTGCCGGCGCGAGGTGCTGCTGTCGTACTTCGGCCAGGAGTTCCACGGGCCGTGCGGGGCCTGCGACAACTGCGCCGAGGGCCGGGTGGACGAGGACGACGACACCCCGCGCCCGTTCCCCGTCGGGGCGCGCGTGCGTCACGGCGAGTGGGGGATCGGCGTGGTCCAGCGCTACGGCGAGGACCAGATGACGGTGCTCTTCGAGGACGCGGGCTACAAGACGCTCGGCGTCGACCTGGTCGTCGAGCGCGGGCTGCTCACCCCCGCCGAGGACTGA
- a CDS encoding DUF892 family protein encodes MADDQVERKLVDYIEDNHAMERNVKRMLESMISTQKDERILADLKHHHEETDRHIELLEERLAAHGKGASTRKDLQALGGAFGKGLVDLFRGDKEGKNMRDAYVTEHLEIAAYQLLERLADRAGDGETAAVARTIRADEEAMARKIDQTWDIVVDQTLKDEGVPVAGGAQQG; translated from the coding sequence ATGGCCGACGATCAGGTCGAGCGGAAGCTCGTCGACTACATCGAGGACAACCACGCGATGGAGCGCAACGTCAAGCGCATGCTGGAGTCGATGATCTCCACGCAGAAGGACGAGCGGATCCTCGCGGACCTCAAGCACCACCACGAGGAGACGGACCGCCACATCGAGCTGCTCGAGGAGCGGCTCGCCGCCCACGGCAAGGGCGCCTCCACCCGCAAGGACCTGCAGGCCCTCGGCGGCGCCTTCGGCAAGGGGCTCGTCGACCTGTTCCGCGGCGACAAGGAGGGCAAGAACATGCGCGACGCGTACGTGACCGAGCACCTCGAGATCGCCGCGTACCAGCTGCTCGAGCGCCTGGCCGACCGCGCCGGCGACGGCGAGACTGCCGCGGTCGCGCGGACCATCCGCGCGGACGAGGAGGCCATGGCCCGCAAGATCGACCAGACGTGGGACATCGTGGTCGACCAGACGCTGAAGGACGAGGGCGTGCCGGTCGCCGGCGGCGCCCAGCAGGGCTGA
- a CDS encoding TasA family protein, which produces MLTALLRHPRRLIATLTMVLAAAGVAVGSGATFTSKTANAANTFTSGTLLQSNSKDGAAVVTGANLKPGDTKTGEVTIKNTGTLAGDFKLAETNAQNGFSAGSLALKIEDVTVASAPKTVYTGDLGGLGSKTLGSFAAGEAHTYRVTVTLATSAPNADQGKSATSDLEWTATPTA; this is translated from the coding sequence ATGCTGACCGCCCTGCTCCGTCACCCCCGCCGCCTGATCGCCACCCTGACGATGGTCCTCGCCGCCGCCGGCGTGGCCGTCGGCTCCGGCGCGACCTTCACCTCGAAGACCGCCAACGCCGCCAACACCTTCACCTCGGGCACCCTCCTGCAGAGCAACTCCAAGGACGGCGCCGCGGTCGTCACGGGCGCGAACCTCAAGCCCGGCGACACGAAGACCGGCGAGGTCACGATCAAGAACACCGGCACTCTCGCCGGCGACTTCAAGCTGGCGGAGACCAACGCGCAGAACGGCTTCTCCGCCGGCTCGCTCGCGCTGAAGATCGAGGACGTCACCGTCGCCTCCGCGCCGAAGACGGTCTACACCGGCGACCTCGGCGGCCTCGGCAGCAAGACGCTCGGCTCCTTCGCGGCCGGCGAGGCCCACACCTACCGCGTCACCGTCACGCTCGCCACGTCGGCGCCGAACGCCGACCAGGGCAAGAGCGCGACGAGCGACCTGGAGTGGACCGCCACCCCCACCGCCTGA